The following proteins are encoded in a genomic region of Archocentrus centrarchus isolate MPI-CPG fArcCen1 unplaced genomic scaffold, fArcCen1 scaffold_24_ctg1, whole genome shotgun sequence:
- the pygmb gene encoding phosphorylase, glycogen, muscle b has translation MAKPLTDQDRRKQISVRGLAGVENVADLKTNFNRHLHFTLVKDRNVATKRDYYFALANTVRDHLVGRWIRTQQHYYEKDPKRVYYLSLEFYMGRTLQNTMVNLALENACDEATYQLGLDMEELQDIEEDAGLGNGGLGRLAACFLDSMASLGLAAYGYGIRYEFGIFNQKIVNGWQVEEADDWLRYGNPWEKARPEYMRPVHFYGRVEHTAEGVKWVDTQVVLALPYDTPVPGYRNNIVNTMRLWSAKAPCDFNLKDFNVGGYIQAVLDRNLAENISRVLYPNDNFFEGKELRLKQEYFVVAATLQDIIRRFKASKFGSTEFVRLDLSTLPDKVAIQLNDTHPALAIPELMRILVDTEGLSWEKAWDIVIRTCAYTNHTVLPEALERWPVDLFHNLLPRHLEIIYEINRRHLERISKLYPDDTDRVRRMSLIEEGDVKKINMAHLCIVGSHAVNGVARIHSEIIKNTVFKDFYEIDPQKFQNKTNGITPRRWLVMCNPGLAEVIAERIGEDYIRDLDQLKKLLQFVDDDAFIRDVAKIKQENKMKFAAHLEEHYKVKINPSSMFDVQVKRIHEYKRQLLNCLHIITLYNRIKKEPSKVWTPRTIMIGGKAAPGYHTAKMIIKLITSIGDIVNNDPVVGDRLKVIYLENYRVTLAEKVIPASDLSEQISTAGTEASGTGNMKFMLNGALTIGTMDGANVEMAEEAGEENLFIFGMRVHDVEALDKKGYDAVSYYNRIPELKQAVDQISGGFFSPAQPGLFKDLVNMLMHHDRFKVFADYEDYIKCQEKVSALYKDPKEWTKMVIHNIAGCGKFSSDRTISEYAREIWGMEPSLEKIPAPDDPR, from the exons ATGGCCAAGCCGCTGACAGACCAGGACCGGAGGAAGCAGATCTCGGTGCGGGGCCTGGCCGGGGTGGAGAACGTGGCGGACCTGAAAACTAATTTCAACCGGCATCTTCATTTCACCCTGGTCAAGGACCGGAATGTGGCCACCAAACGGGACTACTACTTCGCCCTGGCCAACACGGTCCGGGACCACCTTGTGGGCCGCTGGATCCGAACGCAGCAGCATTACTACGAGAAGGACCCCAAA CGTGTCTACTACCTCTCCTTGGAGTTTTACATGGGCCGCACGCTGCAGAACACCATGGTGAATCTGGCCTTGGAGAACGCCTGCGATGAAGCCACGTACCAG ctGGGTCTGGACATGGAGGAGCTGCAGGACATCGAGGAAGACGCTGGCCTCGGCAACGGAGGGCTTGGTCGTCTGGCTG CTTGCTTCCTGGACTCCATGGCCTCTCTGGGTCTGGCTGCTTATGGATATGGCATCCGGTACGAGTTCGGCATTTTCAATCAGAAAATTGTCAATGGCTGGCAG GTGGAAGAAGCAGATGACTGGCTGCGTTACGGGAACCCCTGGGAGAAGGCGCGCCCTGAGTACATGCGCCCTGTCCACTTCTATGGCCGAGTGGAACACACAGCTGAAGGCGTGAAGTGGGTCGACACACAG GTGGTTTTGGCTCTTCCCTATGACACTCCGGTGCCGGGCTACAGAAACAACATAGTTAACACGATGAGGCTGTGGTCTGCCAAGGCCCCCTGTGACTTTAACCTCAAAGACT TTAATGTCGGAGGCTACATCCAAGCCGTGCTGGATAGAAACCTGGCCGAGAACATCTCCAGAGTGCTCTACCCCAATGACAAC TTCTTTGAAGGGAAGGAGCTGCGCCTGAAGCAGGAGTACTTTGTCGTGGCAGCGACTCTTCAAGACATCATCCGCCGATTCAAAGCCTCCAAGTTTGGCTCCACAGAGTTTGTGCGACTGGACCTTTCTACACTGCCAGACAAG gTGGCCATCCAGCTGAATGACACTCACCCTGCTCTGGCCATTCCTGAGCTCATGAGGATCCTGGTGGACACTGAGGGACTCTCCTGGGAGAAG GCCTGGGACATCGTGATTCGTACCTGTGCCTACACGAACCACACCGTGCTGCCTGAGGCACTGGAGCGCTGGCCCGTAGACCTCTTCCACAACCTGCTGCCTCGGCACCTCGAGATCATCTACGAGATCAACAGGAGGCACCTGGAG CGCATCTCTAAGCTTTACCCGGACGACACTGACCGCGTCCGCAGAATGTCCCTGATTGAGGAAGGAGACGTGAAGAAGATCAACATGGCTCACCTGTGCATCGTGGGCTCTCACGCGGTCAACGGAGTGGCCCGCATCCACTCTGAAATCATCAAGAACACCGT GTTCAAGGACTTCTACGAAATTGACCCTCAAAAGTTTCAGAACAAGACCAATGGCATCACGCCCAGGCGCTGGCTGGTCATGTGCAACCCGGGCCTGGCTGAGGTCATCGCTGAG AGGATCGGAGAGGACTACATCCGTGACCTGGACCAGCTGAAGAAGCTTCTGCAGTTTGTGGATGATGACGCCTTCATTCGGGATGTGGCCAAAATCAAACAA GAGAACAAGATGAAGTTCGCCGCGCATCTTGAGGAGCACTACAAGGTGAAGATCAACCCCAGCTCCATGTTTGATGTGCAGGTGAAGAGGATCCACGAGTACAAACGACAGCTGCTCAACTGCCTGCATATCATCACTCTGTACAACC GCATCAAGAAGGAGCCCAGCAAGGTGTGGACACCCAGGACCATTATGATCGGAGGAAAG GCAGCTCCAGGGTACCACACTGCCAAGATGATCATCAAGCTGATCACGTCCATCGGGGATATTGTTAATAACGACCCCGTGGTGGGAGACCGCCTGAAGGTCATCTACCTGGAGAACTACCGCGTCACTCTGGCTGAGAAGG TCATCCCTGCGTCTGACCTGTCCGAGCAGATTTCCACAGCAGGTACTGAGGCCTCCGGCACCGGGAACATGAAGTTCATGCTGAACGGCGCCCTCACCATTGGCACCATGGATGGAGCCAACGTGGAGATGGCAGAGGAGGCCGGAGAGGAGAACCTCTTCATCTTCGGTATGAGGGTGCACGATGTGGAGGCTCTGGATAAGAAGGG CTATGACGCTGTGTCGTACTACAACCGCATCCCTGAGCTGAAGCAGGCAGTGGACCAGATATCAGGAGGCTTCTTCAGCCCCGCCCAGCCCGGCCTGTTCAAGGACCTCGTCAACATGCTGATGCACCACGACAG GTTCAAAGTGTTCGCCGACTATGAAGACTACATCAAGTGTCAAGAGAAAGTCAGCGCTCTCTACAAG GACCCTAAGGAGTGGACCAAGATGGTGATTCATAACATTGCCGGCTGTGGCAAATTCTCCAGCGACCGCACCATTTCCGAGTACGCGAGGGAGATCTGGGGAATGGAGCCCAGTCTGGAGAAGATTCCCGCTCCGGATGACCCTCGCTAA
- the LOC115775623 gene encoding protein C-ets-2-like — MPLCFNDVDVQLLWRPVQDCCVFFYADFDVFEVPPLTPTSKEVLSRAVKASFAGFTQERISCHFPQDPVLWSKWEVNHWLDWCQAEFGLHCLGSDLRGLDGGQLCGLDREAFLGLVSDSTAGEILWEHLETMRTENEYDCSSSLPTCTTPSYCQLDTNKEICSEYDQECSHGDGYHVQYHPSDCPHLHTLEPVDVQHEAHSVAKSEHASRNISSAAVLQDTGGSGVAAGEIVHRSKSDSVGSPSWAPPLHEAEPALENSTSANVFTSAQQRRKLKQCAGGQTDLERAVMPAAILAGYTGSGPIQLWQFLLELLTDRSCQSCISWTGDGWEFKLTDPDEVALLWGRRKNKPKMNYEKLSRGLRYYYDKNIIRKTAGKRYVYRFVCNLRGLLGYEPGELHAILNISSKSH; from the exons ATGCCACTCTGCTTCAATGATGTTGATGTCCAGCTTCTGTGGAGGCCAGTCCAggactgctgtgtgtttttctatgcaG ACTTCGATGTCTTTGAGGTGCCCCCCCTCACCCCAACCAGCAAGGAGGTCCTCAGCCGGGCCGTGAAAGCCAGTTTTGCAGGCTTCACTCAGGAGAGAATCAGCTGTCACTTTCCACAGg ATCCTGTGCTGTGGTCTAAGTGGGAGGTGAACCACTGGCTGGACTGGTGCCAGGCTGAGTTTGGGCTCCACTGCCTGGGCTCAGACCTCAGAGGTCTCGACGGCGGTCAGCTGTGCGGTCTCGACCGAGAGGCTTTCCTGGGCCTGGTGTCTGACTCCACTGCAGGAGAGATCCTGTGGGAGCACCTGGAGACCATGAGGACAG AGAATGAATATGACTGCAGTTCTTCGTTACCCACCTGCACAACACCATCCTACTGCCAGCTGGACACCAACAAAG AAATCTGCTCCGAGTATgatcaggagtgttcacacggGGACGGGTACCATGTTCAGTATCACCCCAGTGACTGCCCACACCTCCACACTCTGGAACCAGTGGATGTGCAGCATGAGGCCCACAGTGTGGCCAAGTCTGAACACGCCAGCAGAAacatcagctctgcagctgtgctgCAGGACACAGGGGGGAGTGGAG TGGCAGCCGGGGAGATTGTTCACAGGAGCAAGTCTGACTCTGTGGGCTCTCCATCGTGGGCTCCTCCACTCCACGAGGCCGAGCCAGCGCTGGAGAACAGCACGTCTGCAAACGTCTTCACTTCAGCTCAGCAACGCAGGAAGCTGAAGCAATGTGCAGGCGGCCAGACTGATCTGGAGCGAGCTGTGATGCCAGCAGCCATTCTCGCCGGCTACACCG GCAGTGGTCCCATCCAGCTTTGGCAGTTTCTGCTGGAACTTCTGACGGACCGCAGCTGTCAGTCGTGCATAAGCTGGACAGGAGACGGCTGGGAGTTCAAACTGACGGATCCTGATGAG GTGGCTCTGCTGTGGGGTCGGAGGAAGAACAAGCCTAAGATGAACTATGAGAAGCTGAGTCGTGGCCTGCGCTACTACTACGACAAGAACATTATCCGCAAAACAGCCGGCAAACGCTATGTGTATCGCTTCGTCTGCAACCTGCGAGGCCTGCTTGGATATGAGCCCGGAGAGCTGCATGCAATACTGAACATCAGCAGCAAGAGCCACTGA
- the zgc:112271 gene encoding bolA-like protein 2, translating to MSVTADHIRDRLTAGLAAVHVEVEDTSPNRCAASFKVLVVSSQFEGKPLLQRHRMVNTCLAEELKEIHAFEQKTLTPEQWEKHKSQ from the exons ATGTCGGTGACAGCGGATCACATCCGGGACAGGCTCACCGCGGGGCTGGCGGCGGTGCACGTG GAGGTGGAGGACACGTCGCCCAACAGGTGTGCTGCCAGCTTCAAAGTGCTGGTGGTGTCGTCGCAGTTTGAGGGCAAACCGCTGTTGCAGAGACACAG GATGGTGAACACTTGCCTCGCCGAGGAGCTGAAAGAGATCCACGCTTTTGAACAGAAGACGCTCACACCAGAACAGTGGGAGAAACACAAATCACAGTGA